The following proteins come from a genomic window of Pseudomonas cichorii:
- the htpX gene encoding protease HtpX: protein MMRILLFLATNLAVVLIASITLSLFGFNGFMAANGVDLNLNQLLVFCAVFGFAGSLFSLLISKWSAKMSTGTQIITQPRTRHEQWLLQTVEQLSREAGIKMPEVGIFPAYEANAFATGWNKNDALVAVSQGLLERFSPDEVKAVLAHEIGHVANGDMVTLALVQGVVNTFVMFFARIIGNFVDKVIFKTENGQGIAYYITTIFAELVLGFLASAIVMWFSRKREYRADEAGARLAGTSAMIGALQRLRSEQGVPVNMPSTMSAFGINGGLKHGLAGLFMSHPPLEERIEALRRRG, encoded by the coding sequence ATGATGCGCATTTTGCTGTTTTTGGCCACTAACCTTGCGGTCGTGCTGATTGCCAGCATTACCTTGAGCCTTTTTGGCTTCAATGGGTTCATGGCGGCCAATGGGGTTGATCTCAACCTCAATCAGCTGCTGGTCTTCTGCGCCGTGTTCGGTTTCGCCGGCTCGCTGTTCTCGCTGCTCATCTCCAAGTGGTCGGCAAAAATGAGCACCGGCACGCAGATCATTACCCAGCCTCGCACTCGCCATGAGCAATGGTTGCTGCAGACCGTGGAGCAACTGTCCAGGGAAGCCGGTATCAAAATGCCGGAAGTCGGTATTTTCCCGGCCTACGAGGCCAACGCCTTCGCCACGGGCTGGAACAAGAACGACGCTCTGGTTGCAGTGAGCCAGGGTTTGCTGGAGCGCTTCTCGCCCGACGAAGTCAAGGCAGTACTGGCCCACGAAATCGGTCACGTCGCCAATGGCGACATGGTGACACTGGCACTGGTACAGGGCGTGGTGAACACCTTCGTCATGTTCTTTGCGAGGATCATCGGCAACTTCGTCGACAAGGTGATCTTCAAGACTGAAAACGGTCAGGGTATCGCTTACTACATCACCACGATCTTCGCTGAACTGGTCCTGGGTTTCCTGGCCAGCGCCATCGTGATGTGGTTCTCGCGCAAACGCGAATACCGGGCTGACGAAGCCGGCGCCCGACTGGCCGGCACCAGCGCAATGATTGGCGCACTGCAACGCCTGCGCTCCGAACAAGGCGTACCGGTCAACATGCCGAGCACCATGAGCGCATTCGGCATCAACGGTGGCCTCAAGCACGGTCTGGCTGGCCTGTTCATGAGCCACCCGCCACTGGAAGAGCGTATCGAGGCGCTGCGCCGTCGCGGTTGA
- a CDS encoding spermidine synthase — MTEEREREERILAEVHDDFGMIRVLEVDDYRFLEFGDAIEQSCTFTADPSWLEYDYTRAMLIGALCHEAPESALFLGLGAGTLTQACMKFLPLEDVEVIELRPDVPRLAIEYMGLDDDPRLYIRIGDALELLDSAETADLIFVDLYTDVGPGAGHLAWSFLQSCQQRLNPGGWLIINQWATDDGKPLGAALLRGLYHRHYWELPVKEGNVILIVPADLEQTLNVESLTSRAEVLAPQLGYSLLPLIRDIRSAT, encoded by the coding sequence ATGACTGAAGAGCGTGAGCGCGAAGAACGGATTCTTGCCGAAGTCCATGATGACTTCGGGATGATTCGCGTCCTTGAGGTGGATGATTATCGCTTCCTCGAATTTGGCGATGCCATCGAACAGAGTTGTACCTTCACGGCCGACCCCAGTTGGCTGGAGTACGACTACACCCGGGCCATGTTGATCGGCGCCTTGTGCCATGAAGCGCCCGAGAGCGCACTGTTTCTCGGATTGGGTGCCGGAACCCTGACTCAGGCCTGCATGAAGTTTCTGCCTCTGGAGGACGTGGAAGTCATCGAGTTGCGCCCGGATGTTCCGCGTCTGGCAATCGAGTACATGGGGCTCGATGATGATCCGCGTCTTTATATACGCATCGGCGATGCCCTCGAACTGCTCGACAGCGCCGAAACGGCCGATCTGATTTTCGTCGACCTCTATACCGATGTCGGGCCGGGAGCTGGGCATCTGGCGTGGAGTTTTCTCCAGAGCTGCCAGCAGCGCCTCAACCCTGGCGGCTGGCTGATCATCAACCAGTGGGCCACCGATGACGGCAAGCCTTTGGGGGCGGCGTTGCTGCGCGGGCTTTATCACAGGCATTACTGGGAACTGCCGGTGAAGGAGGGCAATGTCATCCTCATTGTCCCGGCCGATCTGGAACAGACCCTGAATGTGGAGTCGCTGACCTCGCGTGCCGAAGTGCTTGCGCCGCAACTGGGTTACTCCTTGCTGCCTTTGATCAGGGATATTCGTTCAGCGACCTGA
- a CDS encoding DODA-type extradiol aromatic ring-opening family dioxygenase: MFPSLFISHGSPMLALEPGESGPALARLASEMPAPKAIVIVSAHWESNELIVNGNPQPETWHDFGGFPAALFAVQYPARGLPKLTAEVVELLAANGLPARTDSRRPFDHGVWVPLSLMYPQADIPVVQVSLPSRQGPALQTRVGQALASLREQGVLIIGSGSITHNLRELDWNAGPESIEPWAKAFRDWMIERLESNDESALHNYRTLAPHAVRSHPSDEHLLPLYFARGAGGKFSIAYQGFTMGALGMDIYRFD, translated from the coding sequence ATGTTTCCCAGCCTGTTCATCTCCCACGGCTCGCCCATGCTGGCCCTGGAACCCGGCGAAAGCGGTCCGGCGCTGGCCCGCCTGGCGAGTGAAATGCCTGCCCCCAAGGCCATCGTGATTGTTTCAGCCCATTGGGAAAGCAACGAGCTGATCGTCAATGGCAACCCGCAACCGGAAACCTGGCATGACTTCGGCGGCTTCCCGGCCGCTCTGTTCGCCGTCCAATATCCTGCAAGGGGTTTGCCGAAGCTGACCGCTGAAGTGGTCGAACTGCTGGCCGCAAACGGATTGCCCGCCCGAACAGACAGCCGACGCCCTTTTGACCACGGCGTGTGGGTACCACTGTCGTTGATGTATCCACAAGCCGATATCCCGGTGGTGCAGGTTTCCCTGCCAAGCCGCCAGGGCCCTGCCCTGCAGACTCGCGTCGGCCAGGCACTCGCCAGCCTGCGCGAACAGGGCGTGCTGATCATAGGCTCCGGCAGTATTACCCATAACCTGCGCGAACTGGACTGGAATGCCGGCCCTGAAAGTATCGAGCCCTGGGCGAAAGCATTTCGAGACTGGATGATCGAACGGCTGGAAAGCAACGACGAGTCTGCACTGCACAATTACCGGACCCTGGCACCCCATGCCGTGCGCAGCCATCCGAGCGATGAGCACCTGTTGCCCCTGTATTTCGCTCGCGGAGCTGGCGGCAAATTCAGCATTGCGTATCAGGGCTTCACCATGGGCGCACTGGGCATGGATATCTACCGCTTCGACTGA
- a CDS encoding DEAD/DEAH box helicase — protein MGLCGCTRGRPMTQEIGGFAALDLHPSIVAAVIATGYEEPSAIQHQSIPIILAGHDMIGQAQTGTGKTAAFALPILHRIDPSKREPQALILAPTRELALQVATAFETYAKQMPGVTVVAVYGGAPMGPQLKAIRNGAQIVVATPGRLCDHLRRDEKVLATVNHLVLDEADEMLKLGFMDDLEVIFKAMPESRQTVLFSATLPQSIRAIAERHLRDPKHVKIQTKTQTVTAIEQAHLLVHADQKTSAVLSLLEVEDFDALIMFVRTKQATLDLASALEAKGYKAAALNGDIAQNQRERVIDSLKDGRLDIVVATDVAARGLDVPRITHVFNVDMPYDPESYVHRIGRTGRAGREGRALLLVTPRERRMLQVIERVTGQKVVEVRLPDSQAVLDARIKKLTNSLSPLVADAEASHGDLLDRLTADIGCTPRALAAALLRKATNGQALTLSAIERERPLVPNNAPRADRGERSDRGDRPERERRAPMPLAEGRARCRTALGARDGIAAKNLLGAILNEGGLAREAIGRIQVRDSFSLVELPEDGLERLLTKLKDTRVAGKQLKLRRYRED, from the coding sequence ATGGGTCTTTGCGGATGCACCAGAGGCAGACCCATGACCCAGGAAATCGGCGGCTTCGCCGCTCTCGACCTTCATCCGAGTATTGTTGCAGCCGTCATCGCGACCGGCTACGAAGAGCCTTCGGCCATTCAGCATCAATCCATCCCGATTATTCTTGCCGGCCACGACATGATCGGCCAGGCGCAGACCGGTACCGGTAAAACCGCCGCGTTCGCCCTGCCAATCCTGCATCGTATCGATCCGAGCAAGCGTGAGCCGCAAGCACTGATTCTCGCTCCAACCCGCGAGCTGGCACTGCAGGTTGCCACCGCGTTTGAAACTTACGCCAAGCAGATGCCAGGCGTTACCGTCGTTGCCGTTTACGGTGGTGCACCCATGGGCCCACAGCTCAAGGCCATCCGCAATGGCGCGCAGATCGTTGTCGCCACGCCGGGTCGTCTGTGCGATCACCTGCGCCGTGACGAAAAAGTCCTGGCTACCGTGAACCACCTGGTTCTCGACGAAGCGGACGAAATGCTCAAGCTGGGCTTCATGGATGACCTGGAAGTCATCTTCAAGGCCATGCCGGAAAGCCGTCAGACCGTTCTGTTCTCGGCTACCCTGCCGCAGTCGATCCGTGCAATCGCCGAACGCCATCTGCGCGATCCGAAGCACGTCAAGATCCAGACCAAGACCCAGACCGTTACCGCGATCGAGCAGGCTCACCTGCTGGTTCACGCTGACCAGAAGACGTCTGCCGTACTGAGCCTGCTGGAAGTCGAGGATTTCGACGCCCTGATCATGTTCGTCCGTACCAAGCAGGCGACCCTGGATCTGGCAAGCGCCCTGGAAGCCAAAGGCTACAAGGCTGCTGCATTGAACGGCGATATCGCCCAGAACCAGCGTGAGCGCGTAATCGACTCCCTCAAGGATGGCCGTCTGGACATCGTTGTGGCGACCGACGTTGCTGCCCGTGGTCTCGACGTTCCGCGCATCACTCACGTGTTCAACGTTGACATGCCTTACGATCCTGAGTCCTACGTTCACCGTATCGGTCGTACCGGCCGTGCCGGTCGCGAAGGTCGTGCACTGCTGCTGGTGACTCCACGTGAGCGCCGCATGCTGCAAGTGATCGAGCGTGTGACTGGCCAGAAAGTCGTGGAAGTCCGCCTGCCGGATTCCCAGGCCGTTCTGGATGCCCGCATCAAGAAACTGACCAACAGCCTGTCGCCGCTGGTTGCCGATGCAGAAGCGAGCCATGGCGATCTGCTTGATCGTCTGACTGCCGATATCGGTTGCACGCCGCGTGCCCTGGCTGCGGCCCTGCTGCGCAAGGCCACCAATGGTCAGGCTCTGACCTTGTCTGCCATCGAGCGTGAGCGTCCACTGGTTCCGAACAACGCTCCGCGTGCTGATCGTGGCGAGCGTAGCGATCGCGGTGACCGTCCAGAGCGCGAGCGTCGTGCTCCGATGCCTCTGGCCGAAGGTCGTGCTCGTTGCCGTACCGCGCTGGGTGCGCGTGATGGTATCGCTGCCAAGAACCTGCTGGGTGCAATCCTCAACGAAGGCGGCCTGGCCCGCGAAGCGATCGGCCGTATCCAGGTTCGTGACAGCTTCAGCCTGGTCGAGCTGCCGGAAGATGGTCTTGAGCGTCTGCTGACCAAGCTCAAGGACACCCGCGTTGCTGGCAAGCAGTTGAAGCTGCGTCGCTATCGCGAAGACTGA
- a CDS encoding glutathione peroxidase has protein sequence MSENLLSIPCTTIKGEQKTLADFAGKAVLVVNTASKCGFTPQYKGLEALWQQYRDRGLVVLGFPCNQFGKQEPGNEGAISEFCELNYGVSFPLFKKVDVNGGNAHPLFVQLKKRAPGILGSQGIKWNFTKFLVDKEGKLVKRFSPRTKPEELTGEIEALLK, from the coding sequence ATGAGCGAGAACCTGTTGAGCATTCCTTGCACCACGATCAAGGGCGAGCAGAAGACCCTGGCCGATTTCGCCGGCAAGGCGGTGCTGGTGGTCAATACGGCAAGCAAGTGTGGTTTCACCCCGCAATACAAGGGGCTGGAAGCGCTATGGCAGCAATACCGCGATCGCGGGCTGGTGGTCTTGGGCTTTCCCTGCAACCAGTTCGGCAAGCAGGAACCCGGCAATGAAGGTGCTATCTCGGAGTTCTGCGAATTGAACTACGGCGTCAGCTTCCCGTTGTTCAAGAAAGTCGACGTCAATGGCGGTAACGCCCATCCGCTGTTCGTGCAGTTGAAGAAACGGGCGCCGGGCATTCTGGGGTCCCAGGGCATCAAGTGGAACTTCACCAAGTTTCTGGTCGACAAGGAGGGGAAACTGGTCAAACGTTTTTCCCCACGCACCAAGCCTGAAGAGCTGACCGGCGAGATCGAGGCCTTGCTCAAATAG
- a CDS encoding class II 3-deoxy-7-phosphoheptulonate synthase, whose translation MSQPWSPDSWRALPIQQQPRYPDAAHLAEVEQRLASYPPLVFAGEARDLRRQFAEVSQGRAFLLQGGDCAESFMEFSAAKIRDTFKVLLQMAVVMTFAAGCPVVKVGRMAGQFAKPRSSNDETIDGVTLPAYRGDIVNAIGFDEKSRVPDPERLLQAYHQSTATLNLLRAFAQGGFADLHQVHQWNLDFIANSALAQKYSQLADRIDETLAFMRACGMDSSPQLRETSFFTAHEALLLNYEEAFVRRDSLTNDYYDCSAHMLWIGDRTRQLDGAHVEFLRGVNNPIGVKVGPSMDTDDLIRLIDILNPDNDPGRLNLIARMGANKVGEHLPQLIRAVEREGRKVLWSSDPMHGNTIKASSGYKTRDFAQILGEVKQFFQVHQAEGTYAGGIHIEMTGQNVTECIGGARPITEDGLSDRYHTHCDPRMNADQSLELAFLIAETLKQVKR comes from the coding sequence ATGAGCCAACCCTGGAGCCCCGACAGCTGGCGGGCATTACCTATTCAGCAACAACCCCGATACCCTGACGCTGCACATCTGGCAGAAGTCGAACAACGCCTGGCCAGCTATCCGCCACTGGTGTTCGCCGGTGAAGCCCGGGACCTGCGTCGCCAGTTTGCCGAAGTCTCCCAAGGCCGTGCCTTCCTGCTGCAAGGAGGCGATTGCGCCGAAAGCTTCATGGAGTTTTCGGCGGCGAAGATCCGCGACACCTTTAAAGTGCTGTTGCAGATGGCCGTGGTGATGACCTTTGCCGCCGGCTGCCCGGTGGTCAAGGTCGGGCGCATGGCCGGACAATTCGCCAAACCGCGTTCCTCCAACGACGAAACCATCGATGGCGTGACATTGCCGGCCTATCGTGGCGACATCGTCAACGCCATCGGTTTCGACGAAAAAAGCCGTGTGCCGGACCCGGAGCGTCTTCTGCAGGCGTATCACCAGTCCACGGCCACCCTGAACCTGTTGCGAGCTTTTGCCCAGGGCGGTTTTGCCGATCTGCATCAGGTCCATCAGTGGAACCTGGACTTCATTGCCAACTCGGCACTGGCGCAGAAGTACAGCCAACTGGCTGATCGCATCGACGAAACCCTGGCATTCATGCGTGCCTGCGGCATGGACAGCTCGCCACAACTGCGGGAAACGAGCTTCTTCACCGCACACGAAGCCTTGTTGCTGAACTACGAAGAAGCCTTCGTGCGCCGCGACAGCCTGACCAACGACTACTACGACTGCTCGGCCCACATGCTGTGGATCGGCGACCGCACCCGGCAACTGGATGGCGCCCACGTTGAATTCCTGCGCGGAGTCAATAACCCGATCGGGGTCAAGGTCGGCCCGAGCATGGACACCGATGACCTTATTCGCCTGATCGACATCCTCAACCCGGACAACGACCCGGGCCGCCTGAACCTCATCGCCCGCATGGGCGCGAACAAGGTCGGCGAGCACTTGCCACAACTGATCCGGGCCGTGGAGCGGGAAGGCCGCAAGGTGCTGTGGAGTTCCGACCCCATGCATGGCAATACCATCAAGGCCAGCAGCGGCTACAAGACCCGTGACTTTGCGCAGATTCTTGGGGAAGTGAAACAGTTCTTCCAGGTGCATCAGGCCGAAGGTACTTATGCAGGCGGTATCCATATCGAAATGACCGGCCAGAACGTCACCGAATGCATCGGCGGCGCACGTCCGATTACCGAAGACGGGTTATCGGACCGTTACCACACCCATTGCGACCCACGGATGAATGCCGATCAGTCCCTGGAGCTGGCGTTTCTGATTGCCGAGACGTTAAAGCAAGTGAAACGCTGA
- a CDS encoding hybrid sensor histidine kinase/response regulator gives MDISFTNRLSFKQARMAVLIGFILGTLLSLLQIALDYASEDASIDREIGSLMEISHNPASRMAYNIDAELAQELTLGLLHSPAVVSARLTDNNNMVLSSVERPMATGRYRVLSDWLFGESRHFEEVLHLDHMPTEVIGTLSLTVDTFAFGSHFLQRAEITLLNGFVRSLVLAGILTMLFYATLTKPLVNLIRDLSRHDPRSPIQKKMTCPPNHENDEIGVLVKTFNLHIETMSTEFARRREAEDRLTNHLNELENIVSARTNELKASNIRLSQSNEELQIARSTALDMANARTAFLANMSHEIRTPLNGLLGMLALSLDGPLSAEQRQQLMIAHDSGKVLVELLNDILDMSKFNAGQLEIERIPFDLGMLVEDTANLLSQNAAPSVELTCLIAPDFPPLVIGDPTRVRQIVSNLLSNALKFTRFGRVDVRLSCAQDSETGENRVRIEVRDTGIGIPKEAQERIFQPFTQAEAAITRQFGGTGLGLSLTHNLCEAMNGRLSIQSQSGLGSLFCAELPLPVHLKAVTPPALKGRVTVISKAGSGLVELLGTLLPSWGVAFTRRGIDDRTCEQELDPDTDLVITDCPECLFSIRPTTQVPILLVTAYGNFMPVEQVSALAPLQQQARPLARNALYNTLRRALHMEEPGISETSPEELATQRPARILLVEDNPVNQLVAKGMLSKLGCEVIVSAHGAEAIEQLEHSNFDLVLMDCNMPVMDGYEASRQIRSSGRWPGLPIVALTANAMPEERERCRAAGMNDYLAKPFRRAELVSMLDQWIALTPSNRAI, from the coding sequence ATGGATATATCGTTCACCAACAGGCTGTCGTTCAAGCAAGCCAGAATGGCCGTCCTGATCGGTTTCATTCTTGGAACCCTGCTCAGTCTGCTCCAGATTGCCCTCGATTATGCCAGCGAAGATGCTTCCATCGATCGTGAAATTGGCTCTCTGATGGAAATCAGCCATAACCCGGCATCGCGCATGGCGTACAACATCGACGCCGAACTGGCTCAGGAGCTGACCCTGGGCCTGCTGCACTCCCCCGCCGTGGTCAGCGCCAGACTGACCGACAACAACAATATGGTGCTCTCCAGCGTCGAACGTCCCATGGCCACCGGACGCTATCGGGTACTCAGCGACTGGCTGTTCGGAGAAAGCCGGCATTTCGAAGAAGTCCTGCATCTGGACCATATGCCCACCGAGGTCATCGGCACCCTGAGCCTGACCGTCGACACCTTCGCCTTTGGCAGCCACTTCCTGCAGCGTGCCGAGATCACCCTGCTCAATGGCTTCGTGCGCAGTCTGGTGCTGGCCGGGATCCTGACCATGCTGTTCTACGCGACCCTGACCAAGCCGCTGGTGAACCTGATCCGGGATTTGAGCCGTCACGATCCGCGCAGCCCGATCCAGAAAAAAATGACCTGCCCGCCCAATCATGAAAACGATGAAATCGGCGTACTGGTCAAGACGTTCAACCTGCATATCGAAACCATGAGCACCGAGTTCGCCAGACGTCGCGAGGCAGAGGACCGGCTTACCAATCACCTGAACGAACTGGAAAACATCGTTTCGGCACGCACCAACGAACTCAAGGCCAGCAACATTCGCCTCAGCCAGTCCAACGAGGAATTGCAGATCGCCCGCAGCACTGCCCTGGACATGGCCAACGCCCGCACGGCCTTCCTGGCGAACATGAGCCATGAGATCCGCACACCGCTCAATGGATTGCTGGGCATGCTGGCCCTGTCACTGGACGGTCCACTCAGTGCCGAGCAACGCCAGCAACTGATGATTGCCCATGACTCGGGCAAAGTGCTGGTGGAACTGCTCAACGATATTCTCGACATGTCCAAGTTCAACGCAGGACAACTGGAAATCGAGCGCATCCCTTTCGATCTGGGCATGCTGGTCGAAGACACTGCCAACCTGCTCTCGCAGAACGCGGCCCCCAGCGTGGAACTGACCTGTCTGATTGCTCCGGACTTTCCACCACTGGTGATCGGCGACCCCACGCGGGTCCGGCAGATCGTCAGCAACCTGCTCTCCAATGCGCTCAAGTTCACCCGTTTCGGGCGCGTGGATGTGCGCCTTTCCTGCGCGCAGGATTCTGAAACCGGGGAAAACCGGGTGCGAATCGAAGTCCGGGACACTGGAATCGGCATCCCCAAGGAAGCCCAGGAGCGGATCTTCCAGCCTTTCACCCAAGCCGAAGCAGCGATCACCCGGCAATTTGGTGGCACGGGGCTGGGCCTTTCCCTGACTCACAACCTGTGCGAAGCCATGAATGGCCGCCTGAGCATCCAGTCCCAGTCAGGCCTGGGCAGCCTGTTCTGCGCCGAACTGCCGTTGCCGGTACATCTGAAAGCGGTGACACCACCCGCGCTCAAGGGGCGTGTGACCGTGATCAGCAAGGCGGGCAGCGGTCTGGTGGAACTGCTTGGCACCCTGCTGCCCAGTTGGGGAGTCGCCTTTACTCGCCGGGGCATCGATGACCGGACCTGCGAGCAGGAACTCGACCCCGATACCGACCTGGTGATTACCGATTGCCCGGAATGCCTGTTCTCGATTCGCCCGACCACACAAGTGCCCATCCTGCTGGTCACGGCCTATGGCAACTTCATGCCCGTCGAACAGGTCAGCGCCCTGGCCCCCTTGCAGCAGCAGGCTCGACCGCTGGCCCGTAACGCGCTCTACAACACCTTGCGCCGCGCCCTGCACATGGAAGAACCCGGGATAAGCGAAACCTCTCCCGAGGAACTGGCGACCCAGCGCCCGGCACGCATCCTTCTGGTGGAAGACAACCCGGTCAATCAACTGGTCGCCAAAGGCATGCTCAGCAAGCTGGGCTGTGAAGTGATTGTCAGCGCCCATGGCGCAGAGGCCATCGAGCAACTGGAGCACAGCAACTTCGATCTGGTCCTGATGGACTGCAACATGCCGGTCATGGACGGTTACGAGGCCAGCCGCCAGATCCGCAGCAGCGGACGCTGGCCCGGCCTGCCTATCGTCGCCCTGACCGCCAATGCCATGCCCGAAGAGCGCGAACGTTGCAGGGCGGCCGGCATGAACGACTATCTGGCCAAGCCGTTCCGCCGAGCAGAACTGGTCAGCATGCTGGACCAGTGGATTGCGCTCACACCGAGCAACCGCGCTATTTGA
- the msrB gene encoding peptide-methionine (R)-S-oxide reductase MsrB, translating into MDKLHKTLEEWKQMLDPEQYNVCRLKATERPFTGKYNGTKTEGVYHCVCCNEALFDSTTKFDSGCGWPSFYAPIEGSAVVEVRDISHGMIRTEVVCARCDAHLGHVFPDGPPPTGQRYCINSVCLDLVPRV; encoded by the coding sequence GTGGACAAGTTGCACAAGACGCTCGAAGAGTGGAAGCAAATGCTCGATCCAGAGCAGTACAACGTCTGTCGCCTGAAAGCGACCGAACGCCCCTTTACCGGCAAGTACAACGGCACGAAGACCGAAGGTGTCTATCATTGTGTGTGCTGTAACGAAGCGCTGTTCGATTCCACCACCAAGTTCGATTCCGGCTGTGGCTGGCCGAGTTTCTACGCGCCGATAGAAGGCAGTGCGGTGGTCGAAGTGCGGGACATCAGCCACGGGATGATTCGCACCGAAGTGGTGTGCGCCAGGTGCGACGCCCACCTGGGGCATGTATTTCCCGATGGTCCGCCACCCACCGGCCAGCGTTACTGCATCAATTCGGTGTGCCTGGATCTGGTGCCACGGGTTTAG
- a CDS encoding pyridoxal phosphate-dependent aminotransferase, which yields MQFSKSNKLANVCYDIRGPVLKHAKRLEEEGHRILKLNIGNPAPFGFEAPDEILQDVIRNLPTAQGYSDSKGLFSARKAVMQYYQQKQVDGIGIEDIYLGNGVSELIVMSMQALLNNGDEVLIPAPDYPLWTAAVSLAGGNPVHYLCDEQANWWPDLQDIKAKITPNTKAMVIINPNNPTGAVYSKEVLLGMLELARQHNLVVFSDEIYDKILYDEAVHISTASLAPDLLCLTFNGLSKSYRVAGFRSGWVAISGPKHNAQSYIEGIDILANMRLCANVPSQHAIQTALGGYQSINDLVLPQGRLLEQRNRTWELLNDIPGVSCVKPMGALYAFPRIDPKVCPIHNDEKFVLDLLLSEKLLVVQGTAFNWPWPDHFRVVTLPRVDDLEQAIGRIGNFVKGYKQ from the coding sequence ATGCAGTTCAGCAAATCGAACAAGCTCGCAAACGTCTGTTATGACATTCGCGGGCCAGTGCTCAAGCACGCCAAACGCCTGGAAGAGGAAGGCCATCGCATCCTCAAGCTGAATATCGGCAACCCGGCACCGTTTGGTTTCGAGGCGCCGGACGAGATCCTGCAAGACGTGATCCGCAACCTGCCGACCGCTCAGGGCTACAGCGATTCCAAGGGCCTGTTCAGCGCCCGCAAGGCCGTGATGCAGTACTACCAGCAGAAGCAGGTCGACGGCATCGGCATCGAAGACATCTACCTGGGCAACGGCGTCTCCGAACTGATCGTGATGTCGATGCAGGCGCTGCTCAACAACGGCGACGAAGTCCTGATCCCGGCCCCGGACTATCCGCTCTGGACTGCCGCTGTCAGCCTGGCAGGCGGCAACCCGGTGCATTACCTGTGCGACGAGCAGGCCAACTGGTGGCCTGATCTGCAGGATATCAAGGCCAAGATCACGCCGAACACCAAGGCCATGGTGATCATCAACCCGAACAACCCCACCGGCGCCGTGTATTCGAAGGAAGTGCTGCTGGGCATGCTGGAACTGGCCCGCCAGCACAATCTGGTGGTGTTCTCGGACGAAATCTACGACAAGATCCTCTACGACGAAGCCGTACACATCAGCACCGCCTCCCTTGCGCCAGACCTGCTGTGCCTGACCTTCAACGGGCTGTCCAAGTCCTACCGCGTTGCGGGCTTCCGCTCCGGCTGGGTCGCCATTTCCGGCCCCAAGCACAATGCCCAGAGCTACATCGAAGGCATCGACATCCTGGCCAACATGCGCCTGTGCGCCAACGTACCCAGCCAGCACGCTATCCAGACCGCATTGGGCGGCTACCAGAGCATCAACGACCTGGTTCTGCCTCAGGGACGCCTGCTGGAGCAACGCAACCGTACCTGGGAACTGCTCAACGACATTCCCGGCGTAAGCTGCGTCAAGCCCATGGGTGCGCTGTACGCCTTCCCGCGTATCGACCCGAAGGTCTGCCCGATCCACAACGACGAAAAATTCGTCCTCGACCTGCTGCTTTCGGAAAAGCTGCTCGTTGTGCAAGGCACCGCATTCAACTGGCCATGGCCTGACCACTTCCGCGTGGTGACATTGCCGCGTGTCGACGACCTGGAACAGGCCATCGGACGCATCGGCAACTTCGTCAAAGGCTACAAGCAATAA